The sequence below is a genomic window from Phycisphaerales bacterium AB-hyl4.
CGGAGCGCGTTCGTGAACGTACACTCACGCGGCCCTCCGCGACGAACGAATTGAAAACATACGACCTCATCGGGTCACACTGGATGCTCAACTGCCATGGACTTGCTGACACATACCCCGATTGCTTTGCTGGCCCTGATCCTCGGGTTCGGTTTCCTCATCTTCGTTCACGAGTTGGGCCACTTTCTCGTCGCGCGAGCCGTGGGCATCAAGTGCACGCAGTTCGCCATCGGCTTCGGACCGAGCATGATCACGTGGCGTAAGGGCATCGGCTTCCGCGTCGGCACGACCGAGCCCGAATACCAGAAGCGCATCAACGAAGGCGTCGACCCCGCCTCGCTCGGCGAAACCGAATACCGCCTGAACTACCTGCCACTGGGCGGCTACGTCAAAATGCTCGGCCAGGAGGACATGGACCCCAACGCGCAAAGCGAAGACCCCCGCGCGTTCAACAAAAAACCCGTGTGGGCGCGTGCCTGCGTCATCTCCGCCGGCGTCGTGATGAACCTGATCTTCGGCCTGCTGTTCCTGATCATCGCCTTCATGTCCGGCGTGCAGTTCCCGCCCGCCCTCGTCGGCGGCGTGCAAAGCGGCGCACCGGCAGACGTCACCTATGCACAGGGATATGAAGGCGATCCGGATTATCGCGGCTTGCGCGTCGGCGATCACATCACGCACATCAACGGCGACGAAATCGGCGACTTCATGGAGCTCCGTCTCGCCGCGGCGCTCGGCCGACCTGACGTCCCCATTGAGTTCACCATTGATCGCGAAGGGGCGGATCAACCGCTGATCTACCGCATGGCGCCCCGTCGCGACCCGATCGAAAACCTGCTGAGCGTCGGCATCGCGCCGATCAGCAGCCTTGAAGCCGCGCCGCGTGAAGGTGGCACGTTGGACCGGGCAGGCGTGCGTGAGGGCATGCGCGTCGTCGCGGTGAATGGTGAAGCGGTGGATGGCTACGGGCAACTATACCGGGCCGTGCAGCAGTTCGGCACGCAGCCTTTCGAGGTGACGTTCGCAACCGACGACGGCAGCGAACAGGTAAATGTGTCATTTGAAAACACGACGCCGCAGTTGATGGTGGATGTCGATGATCGTCATCGCGCATTGGGTCACCTCGCCGGCCTCGTACCCGCAGTACGGCTGACACCGGCCGCGAACAGCCCTGCGGAGCAGGCAGGCATTGAAGCGGGGGATGTGCTGGTTTCACTCGGCAGCGACCGTTGGCCTTCAACGCGACAGTTGCCGCAGCTGGTCGAAGCCGCGTCGCGCGAGGGGCTGGACGTGACGGTGTTACGTGATGGTGAGACGATCGTGCTGGAGTCGCGCGTTCGGCCGAGCGGTGGGCGCATCGGCGTGGCGCTCGAGCCGGCGATGGAACACCCGATCGTGGCGGGCACGCTGACGGGCACGGCCGCGGCGTCGCTGGACCTGCCGGCGGGATCGCGCGTGGTGGAGCTGGCCGGTGAGCCGGTGAGCAACTGGGCTCAGATGCAGGCGGCGCTGATCGCCGCAGCGCGGGCCGCCGACGGCGACGACGTGTTGGATGTTGAGATCACGTACGAGTTGAACATCGCCGGCTCGCCGACCGAGACCGACGTGCTCAGTTTTGATGCGGAAACCAT
It includes:
- a CDS encoding site-2 protease family protein; translation: MDLLTHTPIALLALILGFGFLIFVHELGHFLVARAVGIKCTQFAIGFGPSMITWRKGIGFRVGTTEPEYQKRINEGVDPASLGETEYRLNYLPLGGYVKMLGQEDMDPNAQSEDPRAFNKKPVWARACVISAGVVMNLIFGLLFLIIAFMSGVQFPPALVGGVQSGAPADVTYAQGYEGDPDYRGLRVGDHITHINGDEIGDFMELRLAAALGRPDVPIEFTIDREGADQPLIYRMAPRRDPIENLLSVGIAPISSLEAAPREGGTLDRAGVREGMRVVAVNGEAVDGYGQLYRAVQQFGTQPFEVTFATDDGSEQVNVSFENTTPQLMVDVDDRHRALGHLAGLVPAVRLTPAANSPAEQAGIEAGDVLVSLGSDRWPSTRQLPQLVEAASREGLDVTVLRDGETIVLESRVRPSGGRIGVALEPAMEHPIVAGTLTGTAAASLDLPAGSRVVELAGEPVSNWAQMQAALIAAARAADGDDVLDVEITYELNIAGSPTETDVLSFDAETIAALARLQWQPPRELQRDLLMLRERLSGDNPIEATVIGLQKTHQFMLQTYVTLLRLIQGWIGFEQLRGPVGIVDEGRQVAAEGWAYLFFFLGLISINLAIINFLPIPIVDGGLMVFLIIEKLKGSPAGPRVQTAATLVGLALIGFVFVTVTFYDIVRIAGG